catcatttccatTTTCACTTTTAGGTACTTGAATCTCTTCTTGATTTTTACAATTAGTTATGTCATGGGTCTCTTCAAGAAGCCCCGCCTCTACTATATGACTATCCTGAATATTTGCTCCTTTTTTACaaggatttttatctttgaaaCCAATCGGTCTTCCACGCTTCAAgcatggattactttcttttgcactaacatTTTGCCTTATTAGAAcatcaattcgtattggagcattttcaactGGTATATGAGATTTAATGAATTTGGaagttgatttgtaaaatgaataatttgttgaacttctggttcacatTGCTTTGTATGAGGATCCTAGACATTGATAGCtcatttcaagtactttattaatccaactttttattctctccccctaatgttgggaaaattgacAACTCATGTCATAACCAAATATCgaattaatagctcaaaaatattataaggagactcatataaatatagaTTCCTAATCTCTTATGATGACCCATCTTTGTGTGTTGTGGTGGAGCAGTTGAAACATATACCGCACATCCAAAAATtataagatgggaaatatttggcttttGACCAAAAATCAGTTGTAATtgggagtatttataatttattggcttgtgataatactctaaaatgacatatttttatatattaattatatgtttattttgagtatgatcttactaatttgagctatttatggttttttatattTCAGAGACTATATTGGAGGCAAAAGGAAATTCAAGAGAAAAAATTGCAAATTtgaagataaaatgggccaacatgcaacATAGGGAAAAATGTGATGCCAAAAATGCAAGCATGGACGACAtaagggctaaagtgcaaaagaagagattttatatcacaagactctattttaattccaattatattaggataattattaaggattattatttagattcaattttaggatttatttttatttatctttatttgtctttaattatttgtatttatcttttggaATTTAAGTAAGACTAAACTATCTttcctagtactataaataggggatgaagtAACATAAGTTTCAGATTatttttttctgtaaacactctctcctcATAAAGTTTAGCCTTtttgttctttccatattttctttcaataaaaaattcattcccattatatttatttgtttttccccaaaaatcatgagccattAAATTTATCTAGTCGAAGGTtttcaaaattccccaaaaagggtttttgaggcttagaatccgtacttagccttctcgacGAATATCCATCGGTTCTCCGCATTATGGGGCTGATACTTCCGTCCATATCCCTTAAAATGTGATCTTTTCAACAtgtgcaaaggcggccgctttatatattttgggaaggttgcacagccggctcgttagcttactgcgtcagaagttggtgagcccaagagacaaaatggcgagggattcgccattgagaagtgatgatctcGCATAAGATGATCCCAAAGAAgtgattgttggctagagtcaggttccgctaaattgtaagtctaaattcttggagctggtggtcgtaggcgtcctcttccacaaTAACTAGCTTATTCTGtttgagaaggatcacctaaaagccgaTGATAAAACCCAAGGCGgatcgagacaaccggaggctggaatctctctATAAGAACACCTTTTCCTcaactttatttatttctattatttttaatttttgaaatcccaatcaaaacttttaattctgtttttattttttttccaaatcaaaacttttaattctattttttttatttcttttccaagtacgcaggttttcttgggcacaatTTTGACCAAGATTCTAAGGAACAAGCAATTGTGCAAATTtggtccctgaggatttgaccctacttctcttatactattatttttattattttatagggataagatatttttggtgctctcaacgaccgcatcagcTTGATacgtacaacatgtaaatcaatacaatttcatgctgaaatagaaagttttgttcttgtaagtaatgatttagctattagttggaggcatttgataaaaaattcagctaaatcattttgtgtgttAATATGAGCtataggatgttcaacttttatcccaattgacatgcaataatcattaaaaacttgggatgtaaactcaccaatattagcaagatgaattgttttaattgtataatctgaaattaatcatttaaacaagcaatctcgcaaacgacaagttgcgagttgataacaaatgtgattattttgtagatgcatctatcaaaatcatataatatcaaaaccatccacatggtggatgaatgggcccatatttgtttcagaaatgcaagacattaaatctcaactttagctagtgagtttctaaaaatcaattttcattgagaataagtaataaatgagaattctttaaattaaagaatcttctggttgtTTAATGAATGTCattatgaattctcaattaatttttgtatcATATATGATCAATGATGGTataactggtcacgccaagtagtaaatgcatttgtattagtaaacttctagtttaatttaaaatgtgtttcaattgtactaaattgtaacaaattgataattttattatcattcattttaatttgtatccacatataagtactattatgacatttactactggaaatgtctaaatcaatgtgaaatttataatgtcactaagtcaataaatataatttcctaaTAACAGTATTCGCTTCAGGTGTACAACAGGTACacaaccaatgacttttcatacataagttttctctcttacaagttctcatcagtaatattttaccacgtaattttaattaagaatttattctgaatactgtagagttatactcacaattttttaaaaaacttacaaCTTTAGGTATATCCAACCATAATAAGCTTTAgatagatagaattatcatattctattacttataagtaaatttttcacaatcaaatattttgctttcaacctttttaatagggatgatgacgaaagaatatcacaaagattaaaagataaatataaattagtAACCCAATCCccttttttattcatatgaaatataatatttttttcattcacaatctcaatatgaggtccattatgaatatattttaaaactaatgcATTAGCCATCACAAACtttgtgctttttagatattgatatattagctattatagagctttcaactaattttgtagcatcaaatattggaataatatttttttttcaataccaaataagataaatattttttatctataataatagaattcattattacattttcatatcctccctcaaagaatattaatagaaacaaaatatttaagcATACGTTGtggccaataatatttcatataacattgataacataagttatattTACCCTTTTAAGAGTTATCCTgggaactctcattgttctcttatttattactatgttctcaCTTTTGGTGGtccataattatatcttttattttctttatgtttgcattcacttcaGGAAATGTAACAAATTTGGTAGGGCAGACTTCTAAACGcctttattgatttttttatttcataatcaccttTGTAAACATACATGGATTTTAAATCGGAATCTATCCATTCATTTTGTCATGATTatgctccaattataataaatatgatataataaatttaacatagtAAAATAAATCttaagatctttaacatcatcgtcatcaccttgactattatcacgagcatccattctgagattgaatctttcaacatcctAAAGATGAAGTTGTAAGGGTGGAAGTTTAAGATAAAAAGGAATTTGATTTGTGGGATGACttcgaaaaattttgaaaaaatagagaaCCAACAtgctgataacatgttataaaataaagagagatggagagaatagagaacaaagaaaatatgaaagcaacagagaatgtactttattgataaaaGGGATTATTACAATACTTCATCAGAGtctttatttataggcataagaagtataaaagaagtagagatctaattctaataactattagaatttaaagtgcatcaaaattttatcttgatcatgatggacatccacttaataagatattcataacaaaaataatatattaataaaattagaacTAAGAATacatgttatgaatatcttattaagtggatatccATCAAAATCAAGATaggttttgatgtactttaaattctaatagtaattagaagtagatctctatttcatttatacttcttatgcttaTAAATAGAGATTTTAAAGAAGCATTGTAAATATTTCGATTGATTAAATAAAATACGCTCTCTTTTCTCTCTCATTCTCTTTGTTTTTTGTTCGttgttctttgttctttattctttattctttgtcttttattttataacacgttatcaacacgattctattttaattatttttctccataaGTCACAAAATATCCCAAAATTTACTGTTGTTGATTGCCTCCTAAAGATATTGCTATTTCAATTAAGGCTTGCGCACTATGGGTAATTATTAGAGCCTACacataaatttctaaattttttttgccCTTTTATGCAATATgtttttttcctttgttgattgattttttggtaaatttattttatgggaaaatattattactttgagatttcttttaaactaagattcatttattaaattatagtatgcataatatttagatgtttaaatattttattattaaattcttgttattaaatattcttgtaatttgattaaaattatggCGGAAAGTTTTATTAACCTACCATATTTGATTAAAAGGAAATTTAATAGGATCTATTGAGTCTTATTAACTTACTAATGTTGAATGATTGTATTATgtcttttaaattaaatttataaaaatttgattagaagcttcataagattttataacatatatgtgatattaaaatttggtaTAATGTGTATCAGATAACTTTCAAGCATCGTACataaaaaatttgattgtttattaaacgatttttactattagattataaatattattatgaaaacaaagttgttttacTACTTGCAATAGTACTCGTGATAATTGCAAAGTTATGacaatgatgttaaagatcttcatgtatattttactataatgtatttattatatcgtgattattataattggagactaatcatgacaacatggatagatagattttgatttgaaatccataCATGTTTACGatggtaattatgaaataaaaaatctattGGAACTTTTATAAGTTCATCCTAGTAAATTTGTTGCATTCCTCGAAGTGAATGcaacaacaaaagaaaataaaaaccaatattatttcaatatttggtagtataaaattagtcgaaagctccaAAAgaactaatatattaatatcttgtaatggctaatccattggttttaaagATATTCATAATGGAtttcatattgagattgtgaatgaagaaaatattatatttcatatgaatcaaaagaggattgagttattgattactcttgttattaaattgaattgactgttactatatttgtgatattcttttgtcattatCCCCAAAAGGgttgaaaacaaaatatttgaccGTGAAATATCTATTTATGAGCAATAAAATatggtaattctatctaaagctcgttatgtTTGGATGAACTTGAagttacatgttttttttttaaattgtgagtataactctacagtattcagaataagttctcaattgaGGTTATGTGGAAATATATTATTGATGAGAACTTATGTAtcaaaagtcattggttatgtacctgttgtacacttagaaaataagattcactctcaaagtttgctattaatagataTTGATTGGATTCAAAATCTACTACTGGAGTTTAATTTGCTTActcttgataaaatcatcaagacTCAATGCAAATTTTTTGACATATTCCCTGAAGCAAATATTGTATATAAttgtttagaaattatattttgttgacttagtaaCATTATAGATTTcatattgatttagacatttccagtagtaaatatcacaatagtacttatatgtagatacaaagtaaaaggaatgacagTAAGATTatcaatttgtcacaatttatattgacattattaacacaattgaaatgaatgttaaagtaaaccagaagtttactgattcaaatgcatttactacttggcatgactagttaaaccatcttggatcatatattatgcgaaaattaattgaaattcatATGGACATTAATTAAAGAACCataagattttttaatttaaagaattctcactTGCTGCTTgctttcaataaaaattgattattagaaactcactagctaaagttgagatttaatgtcttgcatttctaaaatgaatataggcacattcatccaccatgtggatggttctaatattatatgattttggtagatgtatctacaaaataatcacatatgtgttaccAACTTGCAACTTCTTGTTTGCAAGattaattgtttaaataattaatttcagatcatgcaattaagacaattcatattACTAAAGCTGGTGAGTTTATATCacaatcttttattgattgaatTTGAAAAACTTCCATAAAAACTTGTTATTTATgtgcataatggtttagagaaattattgattgaatgcATCTGATTAATATCTAAATCATTACTTGTGAGAACTAAAcgtcctatttcaacatgagattacgttgatttacgtgttgtacgcatcaaaCTAATACGTTATAAATACTCCTCATTACAATTGGCTTTTAGTCAAGatctaaatatttctcatctttaaatttttgtatgtgcatttatattccaattgctccaccacaatgcacaaagatgaatgaatcctcaaagaaagttgggaatatatattaattacaagtctcctagtattgtttaatgttttgaatgttttggagatttaattatgacatgatttgttaTTACTATTTTGATATAGTTTTCCCGATAttaggggagagaaataataactgaATGAAATCActacttgtaatgagttatcattAGCTAGATCCTTATAGAGAGTAATTTGAACTAGAAGTTCAAAAAGGATAACTCACTTTATTACAAGTTAACTATTAGAtgtatataccatctaatattttgaataaaagtcccagtaggacaatcagttagaataaataatagattgaccggttccaaatatgaaaatacttctagatggtcatatagtggaagCGGGCACTTTAGAAGAGACCTAAGaaataactaataattaaaacTCCAGAAGAGACTCAGGTACCTGAAATTgaagattaaaatagtaaaaataagagATATCGATAAGTTATATCAATTTGAGAAAATATGGAACCGATAATAAAAGTGGTCaataatggttttgcatgcaatgttattgttgaaataatgaaacaaaaagaggatcttgaataaatatatggaatatatTGTTCAAAATAGAAAGATACAATTcgagtacaattaaattcgtggagtttttggaccagtagtccaaatatctaaaggtataaaacaagtgagggtacaaatgaagtagttttgcaaaaacgaaataaaaatatgaagctTTTTGCTAAGTCCTggtattaattatgaaaagatataatattattttatggtggATGCAATACCCTTTAGCTATATTATTAAACTGAcagtttataaaaaatttaacatgcgtctaatggttgttgttacaaccttttatgaatcattacatagtaaagtttatattaaaatccttgaaggatttagaatgttagaaacatattgaaattctcgggaaattgttcatttatatgaattgaaataatttgaacatatgtaatAAATTTGACTGGGTGAATAacagttgaaggaggattataaaatgatccaaagtacctatttatatttttatacaataattatGATTAAAGTTTCCAATGATTATTGTTGATActcttgaagagatcaaaatatatttcccccaaaatttgaaaagctagtattcaagattgaatatgcATAATATGAGATATTATGTGATTTTTTATGAGGAAGAGTAAATTCGCGCTGTACTCTTTTTTCCTTAActaaggttttgtcccattggattTTTTTGTAAGCTTTTTAATGAGAcaacatattatgcgtattatagatattgtactctttttcctttcctAGGAATTTTTTTCCCACAAGATTTTTAtcttaataaggttttaacgagacacattaCCTACCAATGGACATCTAAGGGGGACTGTTAAGAATATCTTATTAaatggatgtccatcaagatcaagataaattTTGATCTCTTTTGCTTtctcattctctttgttctttgttctatattctttgtcttttattttataacagtatataatttttaaatattatcatttaGTTTTATAAAGCAACATTTATATTTActaaattatcaaataattttttaatatcaatttctgtattaattatttagtgattaaattttcaatttatttaatattaaaaagtaaaattagtTTATATTACTaatattcataaataaaatacaaatatgaAGTAGTAATATGAAATTGTAGAAGATTGGGGGACCCTAAAAAAGTTAAAACTGGTGAGGAGCATGGCCGGTCTAGACCACCTTTTAAATGAAACCAAATTACCTAAACAGAGCCCAAAACCTCGCTCGATTTTTCGTTTCACGGACAGAACCTGAAATACGAAAGCCGGAAGCCGTTTCAACATTTTCATCTTTGGATTTCTGAGGTTGTATCCCAAATCCCGTTaagaaaaatggtaaatttctagatcctttttattaaaattatttcattttcccatttttctctgttttgccattatgtttttgtttggatctaattaaatgcttaatttggaGTATGAAAGTTCACCTTTTTTTTAGGAATTATTTTACTATGGATGCCATTCAGTTTCATAACATGAATAGAGAATTTGTTTCAGCTTAATATTTCTAAAAGTAAAAAGATTATTTTTTGGGGGGAGAAGTTGTTATGGCGTTGTGTACTTTCTTTTTAGTTCCAAGTATAAACCGAACTATGTTACCtgagttattattatttaatattctgTGTCCAACACATATTTTGACAAATATATGGAATAATTGAGCTTATCTGTGTCGAAACATACCCGTTTTAGATACTCACCTTCGCGTCCAGTTATAATTTGTTTTGAATAAATCTGATGCTGATAGACTCCTCTGAGTTCAGGCAAAAGCCCCTTTTGTTTATGTTGTTGTTTAAAGTATGTCTGTTGGTAAACTCATGGAGATGTTGGGATTTGGCAGTTGATGTGATTTCCATGGTAGAGAAAGAGCCAAGGGAAGCTTCAGCCTTAGCTTATGTTTTTAAGTACTTGAGAGATATTTAATCTTCTTATCAATTTATTGCTTTCATGGTATGAAACGTTAGTTTCTTGTTTATCCTATGACTCCAGATTTCTTTCTAATGTTGCTTGAATTGAATATGAGAATGTGTCTGCCATAGGTATGTGTGCGTATCTATATTGAAGTTTTTCATGTATTTTGGGGGTCATATCTCCATATCTTAATATGCATTGGACACAGATACTTCACAAAAAATGAAAGAGTTGAGGAAACTTTTAGTTTATGGCATTTGGTCAGTTTGTTAGCCTTCAAAGAATTAGTAAAAAGATGAATCTTGAATGAATTAATAGCTTGTTGGCATTCAAAACCTATGTAACCTGGTCTCAAGGGGTGAGTATCAAATATAGGTATGTGTTTGACACGGATACTTTAGAGAGAATGAAGAGTCTGGAAAACATAGCTTAAAACTTATTAGAATTTGATGCGAAGTTAAAGAACTGCTTATGCTCACTAGTTGAACTCAAATTGTCTTTATTATGTGTTTGATACGGGTACTTTAAGGAATGAAAAATGTGGAAAAATCGGTGGAATAAAATGTGACTTTCAAGAGCTGCTTATGCTAAGTGATAACTTGTCGAACTAAAACTTTTTAGCTGCAATTGAGGGTTAAtagtgcttttttttttcttttgtaaaataattaaagactTGATTCTTCTGCtgcaatatatataaactttaattaatgAATTTCTAGATGTTCATCAGGCTACACCATTTTTTGCTGGGCTTGCAGTTGCTGCGGCAGCTCTTGCTGGTAGATATGGAATACAAGCTTGGCAAGCATTTAAGGCAAGATCACCAAAACCTAGAATGCGTAAATTTTACGACGGTGGTTTTCAACCTACAATGACAAGAAGAGAAGCCGCATTGATCCTTGGTGTTCGGTAAGCTTTGTTCCGCATAAATCATTAAGGCAATGATATATTATGAATCTGTTATATATTTGTAATATCTATTTGAGAGCTAATATTATGGTTTTAGATTCTTGAGCATACATGAATGGCTCATTTATGAACTTTATCCCCTAGAATATTAAGGCAATCATATACTTTGAATATGTTATATATTGGTAATGTCTATCTGAGAGATAATATTATGATCCTCAAGTTTTTGGTGATGGAAGTTCTTATTTGATTACTTCCTAAGTTAATGTTTGAAGTTTCGAAAAATTTTCCGGCATCCGAATCCAACCCTTGTCACTACCTTAGTAAGACTGAAGGGTGATTGAGAACTATGAAGTAAGCCCCAATACATGTAtcttcaattaaatttttttttcatatatttgccCAAATATATATGTGGGACACGAGTACTTTAGGGACATGCAGTATAGATTAGGATTGGGGAAATGAAGAATGAAAGCAAGCATAGATGATACTTGTGGCATGCATTTCTTTAGTGTTTTTACAGATTTCCATCTTTGTGATGATGTTTCTTTTCTACACCATATGATTTAACAGGGAGAACGCGACAGCGGAGAAGGTGAAGGAACAACATAGGAAAGTAATGGTAGCGAACCATCCAGATGCGGGTGGGAGCCACTACCTGGCCTCGAAAATCAATGAAGCTAAAGATGTGATGCTTGGGAAGACGAAGGGCAGTGGATCTGCATTTTAAATCCAAAATGGCCTTTgctttttattttgggtttcaaACTTCTAAACCATTTGCCTACTTATATGGAAGCataccaaaatttatttttaatgaaataatattaaaaaaaaaaggtatgaAAACTGTGGCTTTGCAAAAATATTTAAAGTGGTGTTGTTACACTGAAAAATATGCGGATGTTACGTCAAAATATGGGTGTCGTTgggggaataaaataaaatttaaatgccACATCCAACTTTCATCTATAAATACCTCAATTCTTTCATCTAAAACACAAactatcaatttaataatttcaagatcaaacacattgtttttggtgttttaattattatttaatttaacttatttgtCATAATagttatgtttttataatttttagtatttgtTTGTTGATCAGATAtttgaatgttttttatttaatctgTTCTTTAATGTTTGTTAGAGCCATGGCTGTTTAAGGCTGATCACTCACTCTTGTGTTTCAACATAACTTGTTTAAATACTTGTTCAGATAAAACATTTGGGACAACAATGTTGGTATTTTGACTTGGgcctacatatatatttttaccatatgCAAATGGATTTCATTATGTGTTTCTTTTCATCTTAAATCTCGGTGTTCGAGTATGGCAGACTTATGGAAGTTGAGATCGACATACCTTATCACATAAGGCTTATcattatcatttaagctatttattttgtaatttatttgctgaATTTACTTGgataataaaattgtattttgagataacttttggaagtttttattttagattattatgCACCAAATTGAAGTTTTTATATCAACAAAaactaatttgaaaggttgtctcgtttagcctataaataggtagCTTATTCATATGAATCAATGCATCTTTTGGAGAGTGTTAATGCTGATTTTGTTAGTTTATTTGTTGTCTGTAACAtgccgattttggggctagttgaAAAAGTGGTTTCGAAACTACTAACTCGAGGTcaaggaaattattttaaatattattttatgtattgtagcaagATTAGATAagttcatgaaaattttggtgaattaattttagcaattgcttgcttaattacgaaaaaggactaaatcggaTAAAGcacaaaagtcctattttgttagataggagtgtcaattagctaaagaacctaaattgggggcttttaaagagcaattagacccccAATACTTAGGCTAGttggccataggagacaaaagaaagagaaatggcCAAAATTAAGTGGgttggtgaccaattttgactagaataagaataaaataaagagaaaaagatgtcatcttttcctcttcttcttcatcaccGAAAAGTGCAGCCATTAGAGgttttttgagcttcaaaatttttagccacttagtctctctacaagtaagtgattttaatgagttttcttaataatttttacatttttgaaacccttgtgtcatgagctttctaatgaagggactattttacaaaatggttgaaagtctgaggtttttccatgagagcatttaggttgttttatgaatttttgtggaagaatatgagtcttagataagtaataaacaacttttgtgaagagatttcttatgaaaaccctaatagggactattttgcataagttgtaaaatagatgataaatgtgtgaaatagaggaaatttttagattgctataagagtaaaaaggttTCGGCTAGGCTTATAATAGagagaaattcgataaaaaaaatcaactttagagcataggggtaaaatggtcattttgtgacagtctaggggcaaaatagtcattttgcccaattatgaaattTTGAGTGTCTAAATTGATgtgctgatgaaataaatgaattttattaatttagatcaagagaagtgtgattcgggtcttgatcgaggtaagaacaaagtttacgaggattaagctcgtcttcatcattttgtatcgaggtaagtacatatgtgaataatgtgttattgaagcttactttggaatattttgataatatacaTGTGTGACTGGCTCATtgttgttatgtatctaaattctaTTTGTTGCCATGAATGTATTAATGACATGTTATGTGAGTAAAGTACATTGTGAGCAAGTACGATACCATTCGGCTAGTTGTGAAATCCCGTTGGAccttagacatagcataggatacaaaagggtatgttataaaaaattatgtagtctgaactcatgagttgagtctgagttcatgagatgaaTGTTATAGATAACGTGGGTTCaggtactgactttgtgtacagaccTATGAGTGGCTCAATGAGCGAACATTACATGATAGCTATGGGGTCCGGGTTCTGACCTGATAAAAAGGCCCATCAATAGCTCAAATTTGAGCGTTTCATAGCACGAGGTAGCCCTGatttcttatatggtaattagatacAAATTCCCCGCGTATCCATAAGTATTCCGAGAGTTCAACGGGTAACATTGAAGATTTAATGGGTGAAAACTTGATGAGGTATGTATACTGAACTTATGGATAGTACCTGAGTAAGGGACGAGATGcattaagtatacatgaatgaaaggaATAGTAAGATAGAGATGTTAAAGGGTTTATATCTTTTAAACATGACAAGTTACCGTTTGACgaatatgattttcttttaattacactttatttgcatacCTGTACTTACTGAGCTCCCACATTTACCCtcatttcctttc
The sequence above is drawn from the Gossypium hirsutum isolate 1008001.06 chromosome A05, Gossypium_hirsutum_v2.1, whole genome shotgun sequence genome and encodes:
- the LOC107931359 gene encoding mitochondrial import inner membrane translocase subunit TIM14-1 — protein: MATPFFAGLAVAAAALAGRYGIQAWQAFKARSPKPRMRKFYDGGFQPTMTRREAALILGVRENATAEKVKEQHRKVMVANHPDAGGSHYLASKINEAKDVMLGKTKGSGSAF